The Planococcus versutus genome contains a region encoding:
- the kynA gene encoding tryptophan 2,3-dioxygenase has translation MTNYENGQNIAAASEKNIRTDFKESMTYGDYLHLDKLLTAQDGVSGHHDETLFIIIHQVSELWMKLILHELQSAIDHINKDDLQTAFKQLARVSRIQAQIIQGWDVLSTLTPAEYMEFRDDLGNASGFQSYQYRMIEFALGYKTKHVLKIYEKDEPLHAKLETAFNAPGLYDAAIQKLARSGFVIDEDFLQRDVSMVYESNESVREAWKTVYRDVETHWELYQLAEKLVDIEDWLQQWRFRHMKTVERIIGFKQGTGGSSGVNYLKKVLDQYFFPELWEIRTDI, from the coding sequence ATGACTAACTATGAAAATGGCCAAAACATCGCTGCGGCATCTGAAAAAAACATACGTACTGATTTTAAAGAAAGCATGACTTATGGTGATTATCTTCATTTAGATAAGCTCTTAACAGCACAAGATGGCGTTAGTGGACATCACGATGAGACCTTATTTATTATTATTCACCAAGTATCGGAATTGTGGATGAAGTTAATTTTGCATGAATTGCAATCGGCAATCGATCATATCAATAAAGACGATTTGCAAACAGCATTTAAACAATTAGCGAGAGTATCGCGCATTCAAGCTCAAATTATTCAAGGATGGGACGTATTATCGACATTAACACCGGCCGAGTATATGGAGTTCCGTGATGACTTAGGCAATGCGAGTGGATTTCAGTCTTATCAATACCGAATGATCGAATTTGCTCTTGGTTATAAAACGAAGCATGTTTTGAAAATTTATGAAAAAGATGAACCACTACATGCAAAGCTTGAAACAGCATTTAATGCACCAGGGTTGTATGATGCAGCGATTCAAAAACTGGCGAGAAGTGGATTTGTTATTGATGAAGATTTTTTGCAGCGAGATGTTAGCATGGTTTATGAATCTAATGAAAGTGTGCGTGAGGCATGGAAGACCGTTTATCGCGATGTAGAAACCCATTGGGAATTGTATCAGCTGGCTGAAAAACTAGTTGATATTGAAGATTGGCTTCAGCAATGGCGCTTCCGTCACATGAAGACAGTAGAACGCATCATTGGATTTAAACAAGGAACGGGCGGCTCATCAGGCGTTAATTATTTAAAGAAAGTGTTGGATCAATATTTTTTCCCTGAATTATGGGAAATTCGAACAGATATTTAG
- a CDS encoding GNAT family N-acetyltransferase, whose translation MDLSVSISSFPVDEQTAGDMAKLLEGLPAQSITVLHPNLWRAADTRGFTVLAYTEQDELVGIAAAADMMGLHHYEWSLYVHPDYRKLSLGTALADGISHGLAQRQVESELVAFANEVEIAGFMESLAYQLDFNEILLSAEPLPQSQLPEDLTITTYTGQAQAKKLIELVTSAFDDLILEHNKKDPEKEIWMLQKNQQLLAMVTLVTEEDALWITAFAVHPDHQGKGYDNQLLKWCRELAFKRELNGVYLDVETNDQAVHVYEKSGFVRVQTVSYWKPKTHS comes from the coding sequence ATGGATTTGTCAGTATCAATTAGTTCGTTTCCAGTAGATGAACAAACTGCCGGTGATATGGCGAAACTGCTTGAAGGACTACCAGCACAATCCATAACAGTACTTCATCCCAATTTGTGGAGAGCAGCAGATACACGAGGATTCACTGTTCTTGCATATACTGAACAAGATGAATTAGTGGGTATTGCGGCCGCAGCAGATATGATGGGCTTGCATCATTACGAATGGTCACTGTACGTGCATCCGGATTATAGAAAGTTATCGCTGGGCACTGCATTAGCAGATGGTATCTCACACGGCTTAGCGCAACGTCAGGTCGAAAGTGAGTTGGTCGCGTTCGCAAACGAAGTTGAAATTGCTGGATTTATGGAAAGTTTAGCGTATCAACTCGATTTTAACGAAATTCTTTTGTCAGCAGAGCCGTTACCGCAAAGCCAACTGCCAGAAGATTTAACCATCACAACTTACACAGGACAAGCTCAAGCTAAAAAACTAATTGAGCTTGTAACTTCCGCATTTGATGATTTGATTTTAGAGCATAATAAGAAAGATCCAGAAAAAGAAATATGGATGCTTCAAAAAAATCAACAATTACTGGCAATGGTTACGTTAGTGACAGAAGAAGATGCTTTATGGATAACCGCATTTGCAGTTCACCCCGATCATCAAGGCAAAGGGTACGACAACCAACTATTGAAATGGTGTAGAGAATTGGCATTTAAGCGAGAACTAAATGGAGTGTATCTTGATGTAGAAACGAACGATCAAGCAGTACATGTTTATGAGAAATCTGGATTTGTACGAGTACAAACCGTTTCTTATTGGAAACCGAAAACGCATTCATAA
- a CDS encoding ABC transporter ATP-binding protein: MFDAIRRPFGYEPILTKEDLMKKKGKKDERPQNWKSTLLKIWKLVDEQRLLLFVVLALVFVSSAMALLGPYLIGFIIDEYIVPQNFDGMGIVVLWLIVVYVGHSISLYLQNFWMVGIAQQVIYRLRTRLFSHLQRLPVSFFDKRQHGELMSRMTNDIETVSSTLNTSFIQVFSSILTLTGTAVVMLTLSPLLTLLTLIIIPLMYVSVQWITKRTGRLYKEQQKAIGELNGMIEETISGQKIVKAFSQEPRVMEEFREKSENLRQAGFWAWTYAGFIPKVMNVLNNGSFAIVAGVGGILALNGSVTIGVIVIFTEYARQFTRPLNDLANQFNTVLSAIAGAERVFSIMDETEEKDDHVFNVEKRLEGEVVFDRVSFKYEGSEEGWTIRDVSFTVGIGQTTALVGATGAGKTTIMQLLARFYDANEGEIRLDGTPIAKMPRETLRKQIAFVLQDPFLFEATVSENIRYGKLDATDEEVIKAAKGANAHEFIEKLPEGYNTILTGDGSMISQGQKQLLSIARALIADPVILLLDEATSSIDTVTELKIQEALERLMAGRTSFVIAHRLNTIRKADLVLVMEMGRLVESGTQQELISERGLYATMLSEAKL; this comes from the coding sequence ATGTTTGATGCCATTCGCCGACCTTTTGGCTATGAACCGATTTTGACAAAAGAAGACTTAATGAAAAAAAAAGGCAAGAAAGATGAACGTCCACAAAACTGGAAATCGACACTTTTGAAAATTTGGAAACTAGTCGATGAGCAACGGTTGTTATTATTTGTCGTATTGGCACTGGTATTTGTCAGTTCCGCTATGGCTTTACTTGGACCTTACTTAATCGGCTTTATCATTGATGAGTATATTGTGCCGCAAAATTTTGATGGAATGGGAATCGTCGTATTGTGGCTCATAGTTGTCTATGTTGGTCATTCTATTTCTTTGTATTTGCAAAATTTTTGGATGGTAGGAATTGCTCAGCAAGTTATCTATCGTTTGCGAACGCGACTTTTTTCACATCTTCAGCGGTTACCTGTTAGTTTTTTTGATAAACGGCAACACGGTGAATTGATGAGTCGGATGACCAATGATATTGAAACCGTTTCTTCTACTTTGAATACATCGTTTATTCAAGTATTTTCTAGCATTTTAACGTTAACTGGTACGGCTGTCGTTATGTTGACGCTCAGCCCTTTACTGACTCTACTAACTTTAATCATCATTCCGCTCATGTATGTCTCTGTTCAATGGATTACAAAGCGCACGGGGAGGCTCTACAAAGAACAACAAAAAGCTATCGGTGAATTAAATGGCATGATTGAAGAAACCATTTCTGGCCAAAAAATTGTTAAAGCATTCTCACAAGAACCACGTGTGATGGAAGAGTTTCGCGAAAAAAGTGAAAATCTTCGCCAAGCTGGATTTTGGGCGTGGACATATGCGGGATTTATACCAAAAGTGATGAACGTTCTAAATAACGGCAGTTTCGCGATTGTAGCGGGTGTTGGGGGAATTCTTGCTTTAAACGGCTCAGTAACAATTGGCGTAATCGTTATTTTCACTGAGTATGCTCGTCAATTTACGCGTCCGTTAAACGACTTAGCAAACCAATTTAATACCGTACTATCAGCTATTGCTGGAGCCGAGAGAGTTTTTTCAATTATGGATGAAACTGAAGAAAAAGACGATCACGTTTTCAATGTGGAAAAACGACTAGAAGGTGAGGTAGTTTTCGACCGTGTTTCTTTTAAATATGAAGGTTCAGAAGAAGGTTGGACCATCCGTGATGTAAGTTTTACAGTAGGGATTGGTCAAACAACTGCATTGGTTGGAGCAACGGGAGCAGGAAAAACAACGATTATGCAATTATTAGCACGTTTTTATGATGCCAATGAAGGTGAAATTCGTTTAGATGGCACGCCCATCGCCAAGATGCCGCGCGAAACATTGCGTAAACAAATTGCTTTCGTACTGCAAGATCCGTTTTTGTTTGAAGCTACGGTGAGTGAAAACATTCGATACGGCAAACTAGATGCAACTGATGAAGAAGTCATAAAAGCCGCAAAAGGCGCGAATGCTCATGAATTTATCGAGAAATTGCCAGAAGGCTATAATACCATTTTGACAGGCGACGGTTCAATGATTAGTCAAGGTCAAAAACAATTGTTGTCAATTGCTCGTGCGCTTATTGCCGATCCAGTTATTTTGTTACTTGATGAAGCAACCAGTAGCATTGATACCGTAACAGAGTTGAAAATCCAAGAAGCCTTAGAACGACTTATGGCAGGACGTACAAGCTTTGTCATTGCGCATCGACTGAATACCATTCGAAAAGCCGATTTGGTACTTGTGATGGAAATGGGAAGGTTAGTAGAATCAGGTACACAGCAAGAACTAATAAGTGAAAGAGGTCTTTACGCTACCATGTTGTCCGAAGCTAAATTATAG
- a CDS encoding ABC transporter ATP-binding protein, producing the protein MKTVFSYAKPYKFYIAIALVLMLLELVVELMQPLVIASIIDKGIVERDQDVIIQLGIVLMALSVIAFVSGIVNSYFAAHASHSFSFDLRQAVYGRIQSFSLAMFNKFPASGLITRLTSDVTLVQQVLYMGLRIMLRAPLLVVGSMIMAFVVNPKLALYLVIVFPFLLVFLYVMVKKGVAYFGFVQKRLDRVNRIVQENLQAVRLIKAYLRGKYETQRFSKVAGDLKFDTVKAFRIMEIILPILLFGMNLSLLAVLWFGAFEIQAGGAQIGELVAIVNYAMRMTGAFSMFSFIIMIFVRAKASSERLEEVLLAEDGHEQEDVGEDQPIRLGEICFDNVSFTYPGTEEPVLKNISFKLNPNEKLAIMGATGSGKTTLLQLLPRFYDTTDGVVSLHGRDVLKWSLRELRKTIGIVPQQSLLFTGTISNNLSWGKDEVAQDELADAAIKAQIHETVERFPKGYYTRVGQKGVNLSGGQKQRLSIARALVRNPSILILDDSTSALDVKTEGALWEELEQEQATMLVVTQKIRTAMRADRILLLEEGRISSYGTHEQLMTKSELYRQIAMSQQEEEVDEYV; encoded by the coding sequence GTGAAAACAGTTTTTTCTTATGCAAAACCCTATAAATTTTATATAGCCATTGCACTTGTTTTAATGTTACTAGAATTAGTAGTGGAATTAATGCAGCCACTTGTAATTGCTAGCATTATTGACAAAGGAATTGTAGAAAGAGACCAAGATGTCATCATTCAATTAGGGATTGTGCTAATGGCTCTGTCAGTGATTGCGTTTGTTTCAGGAATTGTCAACTCGTATTTTGCAGCTCATGCATCTCATAGTTTTTCTTTTGATTTAAGACAAGCTGTTTATGGGCGTATTCAATCATTTTCGTTAGCCATGTTCAATAAATTCCCAGCTTCTGGTTTAATTACGCGACTCACGAGTGATGTTACGCTAGTTCAACAAGTATTATATATGGGATTGCGAATCATGCTGCGCGCACCTTTGCTTGTTGTCGGAAGTATGATTATGGCATTTGTGGTCAATCCAAAACTAGCTTTGTATTTGGTTATTGTTTTTCCGTTTTTACTTGTATTTCTTTACGTTATGGTTAAAAAAGGTGTTGCGTATTTTGGCTTTGTTCAAAAACGATTAGATCGTGTCAATCGCATTGTTCAAGAAAATTTACAAGCGGTCCGCTTAATCAAAGCTTATTTGCGTGGGAAATACGAAACCCAGCGCTTTTCCAAAGTAGCAGGCGATTTGAAATTTGATACAGTTAAAGCGTTTCGTATTATGGAAATTATTTTACCCATTCTATTATTTGGAATGAACTTATCGTTACTCGCTGTATTGTGGTTTGGTGCTTTTGAAATCCAAGCAGGTGGAGCGCAAATCGGTGAACTGGTCGCAATCGTCAACTATGCCATGCGCATGACTGGGGCTTTTTCTATGTTTTCTTTCATTATCATGATTTTTGTACGAGCGAAAGCGTCTTCTGAGCGATTAGAAGAAGTGCTATTAGCAGAAGATGGACATGAACAAGAAGACGTTGGAGAAGACCAGCCGATTCGCCTTGGAGAGATTTGTTTTGATAACGTATCGTTTACATATCCTGGAACAGAAGAGCCTGTACTGAAAAACATTTCTTTCAAACTAAACCCCAATGAAAAACTAGCAATTATGGGTGCTACAGGATCAGGAAAAACGACTTTATTGCAATTGCTTCCTCGTTTTTATGACACAACGGATGGCGTTGTTTCTTTACATGGTCGGGATGTCTTAAAGTGGTCGTTGCGTGAACTGCGTAAAACCATTGGCATTGTTCCTCAACAATCATTGCTATTTACAGGAACTATTTCCAATAACTTATCATGGGGAAAAGATGAAGTCGCACAAGACGAGCTGGCAGATGCCGCGATCAAAGCGCAAATTCACGAAACCGTCGAGCGTTTTCCGAAAGGCTATTACACACGTGTTGGACAAAAAGGCGTTAACTTATCGGGTGGCCAAAAACAGCGTCTTTCTATTGCACGAGCGCTAGTTCGTAATCCCTCAATTTTAATTTTGGATGATAGCACGAGTGCCTTGGATGTTAAAACCGAAGGTGCGTTGTGGGAAGAGCTCGAACAAGAACAAGCCACAATGCTTGTCGTCACACAAAAAATCCGAACGGCGATGCGAGCAGACCGAATCTTATTGCTAGAAGAAGGTCGCATCTCTTCGTATGGCACACACGAACAGCTTATGACTAAATCAGAACTATATCGTCAGATTGCAATGTCTCAACAGGAAGAAGAGGTTGATGAATATGTTTGA
- a CDS encoding DMT family transporter has translation MERLKGISMILVGAILWGATGPLMEWVMDNYAISVPFIITIRLTVAGIVLLLFLKIKGVHITAIFRNKYWVRPLLIFSVLGMLGVQYSFVAAINASNAVVATLMQFLAPVYIIVFVSITHKKLPPAYQVVGMLGTLAGLFLLLTNGKPDQLIISGEALFWGVLVGLAFTFYTLYPARLMQEWGVLVIVAWSMLFGGIFLGVVNPIFLSDEWAVLAKPAVSGSIVAIIIFGTAAFVLFLSSMRYITPVETSILSSFEPLTAMVISIFWFGQVLSAIQLVGALAMLVFVAWLSLAGNPKKKKRKNKFPKPIN, from the coding sequence ATGGAACGTTTGAAAGGAATTTCCATGATATTAGTTGGCGCTATTTTATGGGGAGCAACGGGTCCTTTAATGGAATGGGTGATGGATAACTATGCTATTTCTGTCCCTTTTATTATCACAATTCGGTTGACGGTTGCAGGCATTGTATTGCTTCTTTTTTTGAAGATAAAAGGCGTTCACATTACCGCTATTTTTCGTAATAAATATTGGGTTCGTCCCTTGCTTATATTCTCCGTGCTAGGAATGCTAGGAGTTCAATACAGTTTTGTAGCAGCAATTAACGCCAGTAACGCAGTTGTGGCGACGTTGATGCAGTTTTTAGCTCCTGTATACATTATTGTCTTTGTCTCTATAACTCATAAAAAATTGCCTCCTGCCTACCAAGTTGTTGGAATGCTAGGAACTTTAGCAGGATTGTTTTTATTGTTGACCAATGGCAAGCCAGATCAATTGATCATTAGCGGAGAAGCGTTGTTTTGGGGCGTTTTAGTGGGATTGGCTTTTACGTTCTACACGCTATATCCCGCCCGTCTCATGCAAGAATGGGGTGTCTTAGTCATTGTGGCGTGGTCCATGTTGTTTGGTGGGATTTTCCTAGGTGTGGTAAATCCAATATTCTTATCTGATGAATGGGCAGTATTAGCTAAGCCTGCTGTTAGCGGGTCTATAGTGGCAATCATTATTTTTGGAACAGCCGCTTTTGTATTATTCTTGAGTAGCATGCGTTACATTACTCCAGTCGAAACAAGTATTTTATCATCGTTTGAGCCACTAACAGCTATGGTGATTTCAATTTTTTGGTTTGGACAAGTGTTGTCAGCGATTCAACTAGTAGGGGCACTGGCTATGTTAGTGTTTGTCGCGTGGCTTTCTCTTGCTGGCAATCCGAAAAAGAAGAAAAGGAAAAACAAGTTTCCTAAACCAATCAACTAA
- a CDS encoding copper resistance D family protein, with protein MIFFTAIADVFLYTAFSYLAGAIILKFVPENKKPSLSTSKMLLLISTLAIIFLSFVPVYELVVFLQSTQSTAEAFQTAITQFRIGQGWLVTVLLSVVLAITIYVDGNRYIQALYTFLLILTVGFYSHISTLDLWAGFALHSSHILLMSVWTGILLHVAWFAENGKNWRRFLSWFTPVALVCVAGVIASGVVIMFFFVAPADYTNSWALPYGQLLLLKHISIIPVLLAALLNGFLNKKKVFQQAWLKVESLLLLCVFVFTAFMSKQAPPHDVNDTLRIEGGGWLIEKISGPLYIPIAAQLDWTLNGVLLIGLSLLLLSLMLVSFYRQLNTWLSLFWGVGFIGCFYIGLMMNLSF; from the coding sequence ATGATTTTTTTTACAGCCATTGCGGATGTTTTCTTATATACTGCTTTTTCTTATCTTGCCGGCGCGATTATTTTGAAATTTGTACCGGAGAACAAGAAGCCAAGCTTGTCTACTTCAAAAATGTTGTTACTTATTAGCACACTAGCGATCATTTTTTTATCGTTTGTTCCTGTCTATGAATTGGTTGTGTTTCTTCAAAGTACACAAAGCACTGCAGAAGCCTTTCAAACGGCTATTACTCAATTTCGCATTGGTCAAGGATGGCTTGTCACAGTGTTGCTCAGTGTTGTTTTAGCGATTACGATTTATGTGGATGGCAACCGTTATATTCAAGCCTTGTATACATTCTTACTTATACTAACCGTGGGTTTCTATAGTCATATCTCCACACTTGATTTATGGGCAGGCTTTGCTCTTCACTCAAGTCATATTTTACTCATGTCAGTTTGGACAGGCATATTGCTCCATGTAGCTTGGTTCGCGGAAAACGGAAAAAACTGGCGTCGATTTTTGAGTTGGTTTACTCCAGTTGCTTTAGTCTGTGTTGCTGGTGTCATTGCTAGTGGTGTTGTCATCATGTTCTTTTTTGTCGCGCCAGCAGATTATACCAATTCGTGGGCATTGCCTTATGGTCAACTGCTTTTGCTCAAACACATCAGTATTATTCCGGTACTCTTAGCAGCTTTACTAAATGGCTTTTTAAATAAGAAAAAAGTTTTTCAGCAAGCTTGGTTAAAAGTAGAGAGTTTGCTTTTGCTTTGTGTTTTCGTTTTCACTGCTTTTATGAGCAAACAAGCTCCACCTCATGACGTCAATGATACATTGCGGATTGAAGGGGGAGGCTGGTTGATTGAAAAGATATCAGGTCCTTTATACATACCAATTGCAGCTCAGTTGGATTGGACTTTGAATGGCGTATTGCTAATTGGACTCAGTTTGCTATTATTGAGCTTAATGCTTGTAAGTTTTTATCGACAGTTAAACACGTGGCTCTCTTTATTTTGGGGCGTTGGGTTTATTGGTTGTTTTTATATAGGGTTAATGATGAATCTTTCATTTTAA
- a CDS encoding copper resistance CopC family protein: protein MYMKFLILFFALVLIPVSVQAHTGLLSSTPIEGENFKTLNNVELVFDSDIQEGSTMSVEGENDSFEFKSIEIQENRLVGTFNKTLPSGSYQILWTIIGEDEHPIEGEIPIGISNETSERPSGVNKSTSSQNDEQTPNKSKAATSKGENTQTENGSNSSILIVMALAAVLTIYGIYRLLLKKK, encoded by the coding sequence ATGTATATGAAGTTTTTGATATTATTTTTCGCACTAGTACTTATTCCTGTTTCAGTACAAGCACATACAGGTTTGCTTTCTTCGACACCTATAGAAGGTGAAAATTTTAAGACATTGAATAATGTTGAGCTAGTTTTTGATTCAGATATTCAAGAAGGTAGCACAATGAGTGTTGAAGGTGAAAATGATTCTTTCGAATTTAAAAGTATCGAAATTCAAGAAAATCGTTTAGTCGGAACTTTCAACAAAACATTGCCAAGTGGATCGTATCAAATTCTTTGGACTATTATTGGAGAAGATGAACATCCCATCGAAGGTGAGATTCCAATCGGTATTTCGAACGAAACTAGCGAACGACCAAGTGGAGTAAACAAGTCAACTTCAAGTCAAAATGATGAACAGACACCAAACAAATCCAAAGCCGCTACAAGTAAAGGCGAAAATACACAAACAGAAAATGGCAGCAACTCATCTATCCTTATTGTAATGGCACTAGCAGCAGTTTTAACGATATATGGAATCTATAGATTGTTGTTGAAAAAGAAATGA
- a CDS encoding sensor domain-containing protein yields MTELQQTLSDTLVFNQIPFPIIIIDKDGLITWCNHNAERIFQIDSEAIKGQASSYMNPEKAALHKHSWEKLLHTEEPVRFEHIEVELAEGVKAYTTVVAKSYTFDGEPFVMTIYEIDELDTEGSSAIELNHLRNGLDDSFMLLYFDHEFLITYANPLFLKLSKWTPKRILGKPIWHMFGDGEAEVQFVDSILSTLRQGLAWNGEAKKVKKDGEVYWVELTAIPMQLSSEDTYYVFLERDITANKLAQQHLEEIAFIDPVTGLENRHRLEQVVNEYITEERSFSFIFLDIDHFYTLRDVSDTDTENELLIEFTKRLRMYFSDSIITRAGLHEFALVTPLSNWFIEGFLHYLQQHPIYLQGTAVPMTVSGAITKFPEDQQSFTHLIKASYATIRKVKDRGGSAISALTSGDHERLSRKAAIEKRLICALDSKNLQLLYQPQVNLVNGKVERVEAFVRWTDPEIGVVTPDELIPIAEENGLINKIGSFVVETACRQLSDWKSKNIDLHISINSSIHEFRDKDMAKMILNQLKINNCEPSSLMIEITEKFALEAEAERSIMTQMKSLNQEGISFALDDFGTGYASFRYMLMLPISSIKIDQMIIQSITKQEKMQKLINGMIQFGKSLDFQVTAEGVETNEQFELLRAMGCDSLQGFFIGHPMTASDLEKWLG; encoded by the coding sequence ATGACTGAACTGCAACAAACTTTATCTGACACCCTCGTTTTTAACCAAATTCCTTTCCCGATCATCATTATCGATAAAGATGGTTTAATTACATGGTGCAACCATAACGCTGAACGTATTTTCCAAATAGACTCTGAAGCTATTAAAGGACAAGCTTCTTCTTATATGAATCCTGAGAAAGCAGCTTTACATAAGCACTCATGGGAAAAATTATTACATACAGAAGAACCCGTAAGATTTGAACACATCGAAGTCGAATTAGCTGAAGGCGTAAAGGCCTATACAACTGTCGTAGCCAAATCTTATACATTCGACGGCGAGCCTTTTGTCATGACGATTTATGAAATTGATGAATTAGATACAGAAGGCTCTTCTGCTATCGAGTTAAATCATTTACGGAATGGGTTAGATGATTCGTTTATGCTGCTTTATTTTGATCATGAATTTTTAATTACGTACGCAAATCCGTTGTTTTTAAAACTAAGTAAATGGACACCTAAACGAATTTTAGGAAAACCAATTTGGCATATGTTTGGAGATGGCGAAGCGGAAGTCCAATTTGTCGACTCTATTTTATCGACTTTGCGCCAAGGACTTGCTTGGAACGGCGAAGCCAAAAAAGTTAAAAAAGATGGTGAAGTATACTGGGTAGAACTGACAGCGATTCCAATGCAACTGTCGAGTGAAGATACGTACTACGTTTTCCTCGAAAGAGATATCACAGCGAACAAACTAGCACAACAACATCTTGAAGAAATTGCTTTTATTGATCCCGTAACTGGTTTAGAAAATCGTCATCGACTTGAACAAGTTGTTAACGAATATATAACAGAAGAACGGAGTTTTTCTTTTATATTTCTAGATATTGATCATTTCTACACATTACGTGATGTATCCGATACAGATACGGAAAACGAATTGCTTATCGAATTCACGAAACGATTGCGTATGTATTTCTCTGATTCTATTATCACGCGTGCTGGATTGCATGAATTTGCTTTAGTAACGCCGTTAAGCAACTGGTTTATCGAAGGGTTTCTTCATTATTTGCAGCAACACCCTATTTATCTGCAAGGCACAGCAGTGCCAATGACTGTCAGCGGTGCGATTACAAAATTTCCAGAAGACCAGCAAAGTTTCACACATTTGATCAAAGCATCTTATGCAACAATTCGAAAAGTAAAAGATCGCGGTGGCAGCGCAATTTCAGCACTAACATCGGGCGATCACGAACGTTTAAGTCGAAAAGCAGCGATTGAAAAACGGCTGATTTGTGCATTGGATAGTAAAAACCTACAACTTTTATATCAACCACAAGTCAACTTAGTAAACGGAAAAGTAGAACGAGTAGAGGCATTTGTGCGCTGGACCGATCCTGAAATCGGTGTCGTTACGCCTGATGAACTCATACCAATCGCTGAAGAAAATGGCCTCATCAATAAAATCGGGAGTTTTGTCGTTGAAACAGCTTGCCGGCAATTAAGTGATTGGAAATCCAAAAACATCGATTTGCATATCAGCATAAACTCCTCCATTCATGAATTTAGAGATAAAGACATGGCCAAAATGATCTTGAATCAATTAAAGATAAACAATTGCGAACCAAGTTCTTTAATGATTGAGATAACCGAAAAATTCGCACTCGAAGCTGAAGCTGAACGCTCTATCATGACACAAATGAAAAGTCTCAACCAAGAAGGCATAAGCTTTGCGCTAGATGACTTTGGAACCGGCTACGCATCGTTCCGCTACATGCTAATGTTGCCAATTTCTTCAATTAAAATAGACCAAATGATTATACAATCTATTACTAAACAAGAGAAAATGCAAAAACTCATTAACGGCATGATTCAATTCGGCAAATCACTAGATTTCCAAGTAACCGCTGAAGGCGTCGAAACCAATGAACAATTTGAACTGTTACGCGCTATGGGATGCGACAGCCTACAAGGTTTCTTCATCGGCCACCCAATGACAGCATCAGACCTAGAAAAATGGCTAGGGTAA
- a CDS encoding threonine/serine exporter family protein — protein sequence MNWPLEALLSFLAAGAFGVMFNAPQRTLISCGLVGMSGWLIYRIFFLAFDDPVQASFAGAFAVSFVAHLLAKKFRMPMIIFSVAGIIPLVPGSKAYNAMRNIVENNYLEAIAFASEAMMISGAVAMGLVFAEVLMQLFFKRQAKRIQKKMGLTQD from the coding sequence ATGAACTGGCCTTTGGAAGCATTGCTTAGCTTTTTAGCAGCAGGCGCATTCGGTGTGATGTTTAATGCACCACAGCGAACATTAATTAGCTGCGGATTAGTTGGCATGAGCGGCTGGCTAATTTACCGCATATTCTTTTTGGCGTTCGACGATCCCGTACAAGCTTCTTTTGCTGGAGCTTTTGCCGTCTCATTTGTAGCGCACTTACTTGCTAAAAAATTTCGGATGCCCATGATTATTTTTAGTGTTGCTGGAATCATTCCATTGGTTCCGGGAAGTAAAGCATACAATGCTATGCGCAACATCGTTGAAAATAACTATTTAGAAGCCATCGCATTTGCTTCAGAAGCTATGATGATTTCAGGTGCTGTAGCAATGGGATTGGTATTTGCTGAAGTGTTAATGCAATTGTTCTTTAAGCGACAAGCAAAAAGAATACAGAAAAAAATGGGGCTGACACAAGATTGA